The following nucleotide sequence is from Puniceicoccales bacterium.
TGCATCGGTGCGGGGGTCGTAGATTCGTTGGAAGAGCGCCTGCTTTGCATGCCGGAGGACGTCGGTTCGAATCCGCTCGACTCCACCATTTTCAGTAGGGCTCATAGCTCAGTTGGTCAGAGCACACGCTTGATAAGCGTGGGGTCGGTGGTTCAAGTCCACCTGGGCCCACCAAAAGGTACTGCGTTGGAATAACTTTTAGTTCTTTGATAGTTTAATGCATTGTGGGATTACAATGAAACGTTGAGAAAATTGACGTCTAGAATGTGTAATATACAACGGCGAGAAAGAAGAAATGAACTAGGGCAATGAGTGAATGCCTTGGCGATATCAGGCGATGAAGGACGTGACAAGCTGCGATAAGCTTCGGGGAGTGGCACATACATGGTGATCCGGAGATGTCCGAATGGGGAAACCCAACAGGTGTAATGACCTGTTCATAGCCACTGAATACATAGGTGTCTATGGCGAACCCGCTGAATTGAAACATCTCAGTAAGCGGAGGAAAAGAAAGCGAATGCGATTCCCTTAGTAGTGGCGAACGAAGGGGGAGAAGCCTAAACTCTTGGAATTTATTCCAAGGGGGTTGTAGGAGCCCAATATTTGGATAGCGGACGATAGAGGAATCCTTTGGAAAGAGGAGCCAGAGAAGGTGAAAGCCCTGTAGTCGAAATCGGAAGCTGCCATGGGGAATTCCTAAGTAGCACGGGACACGTGGAACCTCGTGTGAATCTGCGCAGACCATTGCGTAAGGCTAAATACTCGATATCGACCGATAGTGAACTAGTACCGTGAGGGAAAGGTGAAAAGCACTCCGTGAGGAGAATGAAAGAGTACCTGAAACTCATTGCCTGCAAGCGGTCGGAGCACGTTTATCGTGTGACGGCGTACCTTTTGCATAATGGGTCTGGGAGTTATTGTCATGAGCAAGCTTAAGATTTTACAAATCGAAGGCGGAGCGAGAGCGAGTCTGAATAGGGCGTTGAGTTGATGGCAATAGACCCGAAACGGGATGATCTATCCATGATCAGGTTGAAGCTCGAGTAAAATCGAATGGAGGACCGAACCGGTGAACCTTGAGACGTTCTCGGATGAATTGTGGATAGGAGCGAAAGACTAATCAAATTCCGTGATAGCTGGTTCTCTTCGAAATATATATAGGTATAGCCTCGCATGCTGATCATCGGGGGTAAAGCACTGAAAAGGTTAGGGCCCTTACCGGGGTATCGACCCTTATCAAACTCTGAATACCGATGAATGAAGTGCGGGAGTCAGTCCGTGGGGGATAACCTTCATGGGCAAAAGGGAAATAACCCAGACCGCCGATTAAGGCCCCAAAATCATCACTAAGTGGTGTCAAAGGAGGTGAATCTACATAGACAATAGGGATGTTGGCTTAGAAGCAGCCACCATTTAAACAGTGCGTAATAGCTGACCTATCGAGTGGATTTGCGCCGAAGATGATCGGGACTCAAGTGATGTGCCGAAATCGCGGACTTGCGTAAGCGAGTGGTAGAAGAGCGTTCTAACGTGGCTGAAGCCGGAAGGGCAACTGACGGTGGACGCGTTAGAAGTGAGTATCCAGACATAAGTAGCGATAAATACGGTGAGAATCCGTATCGCCGTAAGGACAAGGTTTCCTGGGCAAGGGTCGTCCTCCCAGGGTTAGTCGAGAGCTAAGACGAGGCCGAATAGGAGTAGTCGATGCACAACAGGTTAATATTCCTGTACCACCTTATATGCGTTATCATCTTCGGAGTGACGGAGAGGGCTAGTCTGGCGCGGTGTCGAATATCCGCGTCCAAATGCCAGGGCTGTTCGATAGGAAAATCCGTCGAATACAAAGCTGAGGCATGATGGGACTCTGAGGCTACGGCCAAAGGGGATCAGAGGAGGTCGTACTTCCAAGAAAAGCTTCGTTGAGAGTATAGAAGGTGCTCGTACCGCAAACCGACACAGGTGTCCGGGATGAATATTCTAAGGCGCGTGAGTTAAACCTTCCCAAGGAACTCGGCAAATTTGCCTTGTATCTTCGGTAAAAGAGGCGCCCGCGTGAGCGGGTCACAGTAAAGAGGCCCAACCGACTGTTTATCAAAAACACAGCTCTCTGCTAAGTCGAAAGACGATGTATAGGGAGTGACTCGTGACCAATGCGGAAAGGTGAAAGCCTGAGGTGCAAGCTTCGGGTCTAAGCCCCCGTGAATGTCGGCCGTAACTATAACGGTCCTAAGGTAGCGAAATTCCTTGTCGGGTAAGTTCCGACCTGCACGAATCGTGTAACGAGTTGGGTGCTGTCTCCGAGAGATGCTCAGTGAAATTGTAGTCGCGGTCAAGATGCCGCGTTCCCGCAGCAGGACGGAAAGACCCTATGGACCTTTACTGTGTAACCTGGTATTGTTGTCTGGCTTTTGATGCGTAGAATAGGTGGGAGACTTTGATCCGATACTTCAGGGTGTCGGTGAGTCGTCGGTGAAATACCACTCTTCGTTTGTTAGGCCTCTAACTTTGTCCCATTAACTGGGCAAAGGACAGTGCTAGGGGGTCAGTTTGACTGGGGCGGTCTCCTCCGAAAGAGTAACGGAGGATTACGAAGGTTTCCTCATGCCGGTTGGCAATCGGCAATTGAGCGCATGAGTATAAGGAAGCTTTACTGTGAGACCAACAAGTCGAGCAGTTGCGAAAGCAGGTTCAAGTGATCCGGTGGTTTGGAGTGGAACTACCATCGCTTAAAGGATAAAAGGTACCCTAGGGATAACAGGCTGATAGCGCCCAAGCGTTCATAGCGACGGCGCTGTTTGGCACCTCGATGTCGGCTCGTCTCATCCTGGGGCTGGAGAAGGTCCCAAGGGTTTGGCTGTTCGCCAATTAAAGAGGCACGTGAGCTGGGTTCAAAACGTCGCGAGACAGTTTGGTCCTCTATCCGCTGTGGGCGTTGGAAATTTGAGGGATTCATTTCTTAGTACGAGAGGACCGGAAATGACGAACCTCTGGTGTTCCGGTTATTGTGTCAACAGTAGCGCCGGGTAGCTAAGTTCGGACTGGATAAGCGCTGAAAGCATCTAAGCGCCAAGCCATTCCCAAGATAAGATTTCCATGGAGGGCAACCTCCTGAAGAGTCCTGGCAGACCACCAGGTTGATAGGTCGGATGTGTAAGTGCAGTAATGCATTAAGCTAACCGATACTAATGACTCGAAAATTTTTCTTCTTCGCAAGTTTGACAATTTCTCTTTCCCAATGCATTGGACCGACAATTTTCTGTGATCCTGCCTAATCATTAGGTTGATTGGCCGGATTCGGCAACAGGTTGAAGCGGATGTACACAGCATGGTATTCTGGTGATCATAGGTGAGGGGAAACACTCGTTCCCATTCCGAACACGATCGTTAAGCCTTCAGCCGCCGATGGTAGTGCCACCACGATGTGGTGTGAGAGTAGGTTGTTGCCAGTGCCTAGGGCTCGGATTTTTTAAAATTTCCGGGCCATCTTATTTATGTTTATCCGCACAGAATGCACCTGGCCCGATGAATAAATAGGACAACATTATGGCACAACTGATCAGGTTATGTAACACAAATGGATCCATCCAGTTATAGGTCACTAGATAGGAAAATGCCGTTTTAGCTATAAATATTAGCAGTAATAAAAATGTGTTTGTTCTGAAATGGAATCCGATCAAAAAAAATGTACCAAAGATTATGTATAGCAGCGACATAGGTATGATCACCGCCGGACTAATGCCGTTCACTCCGAATAGCAGTTTACAACATGCTTTAAATGGTTGCAGCGCAGTTGCTGAACTTGAGATATAAACAACCCCTTTGGTCATGATAAATCCTCCGATGATTAGTCGCAATAGTAATTTGCCGAAATTTTCTTTTTCAAAAAATTTTTCTATTTTATTCACAATAAAAATAGTGTTTCCAGATAAAAATTTTTCAACAGATTTTTAATTGTGATACGGCTTAGTGTTAGGGTGATACCCAATGCATCGAAGACATGCATTGTTTCAAATGTCGATGGGAAACTGGTGGTTAAAATTCAGGCACCGGCCAATGACGGTCGGGCCAACGACGGTCTGTTGTGTTTTATTGCCAAGGAATTTAAGGTGGCCCGATCGCGAATCAAGATTGTTCACGGCCAAAAATCCAGAGAAAAAATTCTGGAAATTGATGCAAATGATTTGCAAAAACCATCATCCTAGCATTTCATTACAATCCGATGAGGCTTCAGAAATTTTTATCACAAAACGGCGTGTGTTCTAGGCGAAAGGCCGAGGAATTGATTTTGGAAGGTCGGGTGACGATCAACGATGGCTGCGCGAAAATTGGTGATTCGGTTTCTGAAAACGACGTGGTAAAAGTCGATGGATGCAGAGTTAAATCATTGAATAAAAAGCGGTTAGTTATTATGATGAACAAGCCTCGGGGCGTGGTATGTTCCAGTGCCGATAGGTTTCATCCAGGAGCGACAATTTTTGATCTATTACCAAAAGAGCATGCTGGCGAAAAACTTATGTATTGTGGCAGGTTGGATAAGGATAGCCAAGGCATGCTAATCCTGACCAATGATGGAAATTTTGCAAATAAGCTCACCCATCCCCGGTCTAATATCTCCAAAATCTATATTGTTACACTGCGAACACGCTTCGATCCGAAAAATATCCCATTGATGCTCAATGGGATAATTGATGACGGTGAAACGCTTATCGCCGAGAAGATCGTTCCTATCGGAGTCGATGGTTCTGGCCATAGTTCCGTGGAAGTGCATCTTAAACAGGGGAAAAAGCGAGAAATAAGGCGGATGTTTGCTGCCTGTGGCTATCTTGTGCACCGGCTCAAGCGGGTGCAGATCGGAAAGTTGAAGCTGAAAAATCTGCGGCCCGGGCAGCTGAAATTACTGAATGAGCCTGAGATTTGCAGGTTGCTTGGCCGGGATCCATTGTGATTTGCTGCCGGTCATCCGGTGAGAATGTGCTTGAAATTTTCATAAAAAATCAGCTCATTGAAACTGAATGAAAAGGACGCATCACTGTAATCAACTGAATAAGAATGACATTGGGAAAACCGTAAGGTTAATAGGCTGGGTCCAATCGGTTCGTGACCACGGCGGCCTTGGCTTCGTAGACCTGAGAGACCGGGAAGGAATCACACAGATTGTGATTGATCCTAAAAATAGTGGTCCGGGCAATGTGTTGCATTTGCTTAAAGATGAGTCAGTTATAGAAGTCATAGGTACTGTTTCTGCCAGACCCGAGGCAACAATAAATGGGGAAATTCAGACCGGTGAGATCGAAGTTATTGCCGGTGATATAATTGTACACAATATTTCCGAGCCTTTGCCTTTTCCTTTGGACGAAAGGGCGGACAAGGTTAGCGAGGATGTTCGGCTAACCTATAGGTATCTTGATTTGCGGCGGCGGAAGAATATAAATAATTTGAAAACCAGGCATAGCATCTCGAGAGCGATTCGTAACTACTTAGATGCCAATGAGTTTATTGAGGTAGAGACGCCCTATTTATTTAAAACCACACCGGAAGGTGCCAGGGAATTTTTGGTCCCAAGCCGGGTTAATCCCGGTACCTTCTATGCATTGAGCCAGTCGCCTCAGCAATATAAACAGATGCTGATGGTTGCCGGTGTGGAAAAATACTACTCGTTGGCTAGGTGCTTCAGAGACGAGGACTTACGTGCCGATAGACAGCAGGAGTTTACCCAGGTAGATCTGGAGCTGTCATTCATCGAATGCGAGGATATATACAATCTCATCGAAGGCATGATGCGGTGTGTTTTTTCCGAAGCCCTGGGCATGGACATCGAAATCCCATTCGTGCGCATGCCATTTAGGGATGCCATGAACAACTATGGTTGCGACAAACCAGATACGAGATTTGATATCCAGCTGAAAGATCTGTCGAAATTGTTCGAAGTGTCTGAGTTTAAAGTATTTAGTTCCTGTGTGCAGGCCGGTGGATCGGTGAAGGCGATCAATGCAAAAGGGTTGGCAGACATATCCCAGGGTGAGCTGAAGGCCCTGGAAGATTTGGCAAAGTCACTTGGGGCCAAGGGCTTGGCTTTCATCAAGAGTGAGCATGGTGAATGGAAATCTCCGATTCTTAAATTTCTTTCCAAGGATGAAATCGACAAATTGACGGCCAGTCTAGCCATCGAAGATGGTGACATTGTGTTTTTTGCTGCGGATGACTGGACAAAGTGTTGCAATATCCTTGGCCGCATAAGATTAGAAGTAGCAAAACTATTGATAGCCCGGGGTAAGTTGACTATCCCAAAAACCAGGTTCAATTTCCTATGGATTGTGGATTTTCCGCTCATATCCTACGATGGGGATAATGGCAGGTACGTTGCTACACACCATCCATTTACAGCACCAATAGAAGATGATATCGATCTATTGAAAACCGAGCCATGGAAGGTTCGTGGGCAACATTACGATATAGTGCTCAACGGCTTCGAGATCGGTGGTGGTAGCCTAAGGATCCATGATGCAAGTGTTCAGAAAATGATTATGAAGGATGTGTTGGCATTACCAGAGGACGTCATCTTGGAACGGTTTGGTTATATGTTGCAAGCACTTAGGTTCGGTGCACC
It contains:
- a CDS encoding DUF167 domain-containing protein; the encoded protein is MIRLSVRVIPNASKTCIVSNVDGKLVVKIQAPANDGRANDGLLCFIAKEFKVARSRIKIVHGQKSREKILEIDANDLQKPSS
- a CDS encoding rRNA pseudouridine synthase yields the protein MRLQKFLSQNGVCSRRKAEELILEGRVTINDGCAKIGDSVSENDVVKVDGCRVKSLNKKRLVIMMNKPRGVVCSSADRFHPGATIFDLLPKEHAGEKLMYCGRLDKDSQGMLILTNDGNFANKLTHPRSNISKIYIVTLRTRFDPKNIPLMLNGIIDDGETLIAEKIVPIGVDGSGHSSVEVHLKQGKKREIRRMFAACGYLVHRLKRVQIGKLKLKNLRPGQLKLLNEPEICRLLGRDPL
- the aspS gene encoding aspartate--tRNA ligase, which translates into the protein MKRTHHCNQLNKNDIGKTVRLIGWVQSVRDHGGLGFVDLRDREGITQIVIDPKNSGPGNVLHLLKDESVIEVIGTVSARPEATINGEIQTGEIEVIAGDIIVHNISEPLPFPLDERADKVSEDVRLTYRYLDLRRRKNINNLKTRHSISRAIRNYLDANEFIEVETPYLFKTTPEGAREFLVPSRVNPGTFYALSQSPQQYKQMLMVAGVEKYYSLARCFRDEDLRADRQQEFTQVDLELSFIECEDIYNLIEGMMRCVFSEALGMDIEIPFVRMPFRDAMNNYGCDKPDTRFDIQLKDLSKLFEVSEFKVFSSCVQAGGSVKAINAKGLADISQGELKALEDLAKSLGAKGLAFIKSEHGEWKSPILKFLSKDEIDKLTASLAIEDGDIVFFAADDWTKCCNILGRIRLEVAKLLIARGKLTIPKTRFNFLWIVDFPLISYDGDNGRYVATHHPFTAPIEDDIDLLKTEPWKVRGQHYDIVLNGFEIGGGSLRIHDASVQKMIMKDVLALPEDVILERFGYMLQALRFGAPPHGGIAIGLDRLSAIICGTDSIRDVIAFPKTQKGQDLMAQSPSTASNKQLRELHISIME